One Engystomops pustulosus chromosome 11, aEngPut4.maternal, whole genome shotgun sequence DNA window includes the following coding sequences:
- the PLA2G12B gene encoding group XIIB secretory phospholipase A2-like protein isoform X2 — protein MGVFVRGAALCLVLALVTSSEDVTHNSNTLAPEDSSSDWGIGAVRDGFEAVNGYFDSFLEYLGGRNGVCQYKCRYGKAPLPRPDYKPPEPNGCSSYFLGLKLDMGIPAMTKCCNQLDICYDTCGANKYRCDAKFRWCLHSICSDLKKSLGFVSKVEACESVADTVFNTVWTLGCKPFMNSQRASCICNEEERDEL, from the exons ATGGGGGTATTTGTTAGAGGCGCTGCGCTTTGCCTGGTCCTGGCTTTGGTAACCAGTTCAGAAGATGTAACTCATAACAGCAACACCCTTGCCCCTGAAGACTCCTCATCAGACTGGGGCATTGGCGCTGTACGAGATGGGTTTGAAGCAGTCAATGGTTATTTTGATTCCTTCTTGGAATACCTTGGTGGAAGAAATGGAGTGTGTCAATACAAGTGTCGTTATG GTAAAGCTCCACTTCCTCGACCGGACTACAAGCCCCCAGAACCCAATGGCTGCAGCTCCTACTTCCTTGGTCTCAAG TTGGATATGGGGATCCCAGCTATGACCAAATGCTGTAACCAGCTGGATATCTGTTATGACACTTGTGGGGCAAACAAGTACCGATGTGATGCCAAATTCCGCTGGTGTCTGCACTCCATCTGCTCAGATCTGAAGAAAAGCCTGGGGTTTGTCTCCAAAGTCGAAG CATGCGAGTCAGTGGCTGACACAGTATTTAACACTGTCTGGACCCTGGGATGTAAACCTTTCATGAACAGTCAAAGAGCGTCCTGCATCTGCAATGAGGAGGAAAGAGATGAACTGTAA
- the PLA2G12B gene encoding group XIIB secretory phospholipase A2-like protein isoform X1 has product MGVFVRGAALCLVLALVTSSEDVTHNSNTLAPEDSSSDWGIGAVRDGFEAVNGYFDSFLEYLGGRNGVCQYKCRYGKAPLPRPDYKPPEPNGCSSYFLGLKVPESLDMGIPAMTKCCNQLDICYDTCGANKYRCDAKFRWCLHSICSDLKKSLGFVSKVEACESVADTVFNTVWTLGCKPFMNSQRASCICNEEERDEL; this is encoded by the exons ATGGGGGTATTTGTTAGAGGCGCTGCGCTTTGCCTGGTCCTGGCTTTGGTAACCAGTTCAGAAGATGTAACTCATAACAGCAACACCCTTGCCCCTGAAGACTCCTCATCAGACTGGGGCATTGGCGCTGTACGAGATGGGTTTGAAGCAGTCAATGGTTATTTTGATTCCTTCTTGGAATACCTTGGTGGAAGAAATGGAGTGTGTCAATACAAGTGTCGTTATG GTAAAGCTCCACTTCCTCGACCGGACTACAAGCCCCCAGAACCCAATGGCTGCAGCTCCTACTTCCTTGGTCTCAAGGTACCAGAGAGT TTGGATATGGGGATCCCAGCTATGACCAAATGCTGTAACCAGCTGGATATCTGTTATGACACTTGTGGGGCAAACAAGTACCGATGTGATGCCAAATTCCGCTGGTGTCTGCACTCCATCTGCTCAGATCTGAAGAAAAGCCTGGGGTTTGTCTCCAAAGTCGAAG CATGCGAGTCAGTGGCTGACACAGTATTTAACACTGTCTGGACCCTGGGATGTAAACCTTTCATGAACAGTCAAAGAGCGTCCTGCATCTGCAATGAGGAGGAAAGAGATGAACTGTAA